The sequence AGTGGGAGTTTGTAGTCTTTGCCATTTATACGCGCGTTGAGTTGGTGGTTTACGCCTACGGTGATAGTGACGTTGTCATCTTGGTCGGTGGTGGTAATAAGGACCCGACTGACATCGAGGCCCCGCTTGCCTTGATGATCCGTTTTATAGGTAAAAAGATGTTGAATTTTGACATTGCCATCGTCGACTAAAACGTTGGTGTGACGTGTGCCGTCGGGTTCTGTCGGTTTGCTGGCGGGTGGAGAAAGGGTAGGGGATGTTGATGGTATTGGGAGTATGTTCATTCACAGATCAACTTTACGTGAGGGCCGATGTTTAGCCGCGGCGGTATAAATGCTCTGTGGTTTGGATCCCGAAAAAAGCCAAACTGCTTTGTAACATTCGAATGATGCCGAGTGTCCTCAGGGTTCAGTGAGCCAACGGTCCTGCTTGTTCAAGCGCCAGGCAATGGCCCACAACGTGAGGCTGCGTAACGCCATGAACAGCAGAAAAGTGATCCACAGCCCGTGATTGCCAAAGCCCTGCAACATCCAGGCGAAGGGCAGCAGAAGCAGGACCGTCAGCAGCATGCCGTTGCGCATTTCCCTGGCGCGGGTGGCGCCGATAAACAGACCGTCCAGCAGATAACTCCACACCGCAATCAACGGCAGTACTGCCAGATAGGGCAGGTAGATGTCGGCTGTTTCGCGCACGCTGGGGATATCGGTCTGCATGGCAATAAACAGATGACCGAACACCGCAAACAACAAGGCGAAACCGATGCTTGCCAGCAGCGACCAACCGCAGGCGACCACCAACGAGCGACGCAGGGCCTGGCGGTCGTGGGCGCCTATGGCATGGCCGCACAATGCCTCGACTGCGTGGGCCAGGCCATCCAGAGCATGAGCGGTCAGCAACAGGCCGTTGAGCAGCAGGGCGTTGGCGGCGACGGTGGCATCCCCAAGGCGTGCGCCTTGCACCGTGATCATGAAAAATACCGATTGCAGCGCCAGGCTGCGGATAAAGATGTCGCGGTTGACGGCCAGCAGTGGACGCCAGCTTTGCCATAACTTCAACGCCGCCCAGGCGATATGGCCGGGGTAGGCGCGCAGGGCTTTTTGCGTCAGCGCGAGGCCAAGCAGGGCGCCGGTCCATTCCGCGATCACCGAGGCCCGCGCCGAACCGACCACGCCCCAGTCCAGTCCGAGGACGAACCATAGGTTGAGGGCGATGTTCACCAGGTTGGTGGTCAGCAAAATGGCCAAGGGCGCGCGAGCATTCTGGGTGCCGAGGAACCAGCCCACCAACGCGTAGCTTGCAAGCGCTGCGGGCAAGCCGAACAGG is a genomic window of Pseudomonas sp. ADAK18 containing:
- a CDS encoding MATE family efflux transporter, giving the protein MTSLLTDWRHRPTHQRVWALAAPMILSNISVPLVALVDSMVIGHLPHAHQLGAVAVGASLYTFLAWAMGFLRMGSTGFAAQAAGRGDGAALRQILLQGLLLALGLAMLLGTIGVPLSGLVLDWMQPSPELNELTREFFHTRLFGLPAALASYALVGWFLGTQNARAPLAILLTTNLVNIALNLWFVLGLDWGVVGSARASVIAEWTGALLGLALTQKALRAYPGHIAWAALKLWQSWRPLLAVNRDIFIRSLALQSVFFMITVQGARLGDATVAANALLLNGLLLTAHALDGLAHAVEALCGHAIGAHDRQALRRSLVVACGWSLLASIGFALLFAVFGHLFIAMQTDIPSVRETADIYLPYLAVLPLIAVWSYLLDGLFIGATRAREMRNGMLLTVLLLLPFAWMLQGFGNHGLWITFLLFMALRSLTLWAIAWRLNKQDRWLTEP